Part of the Debaryomyces hansenii CBS767 chromosome C complete sequence genome is shown below.
CTACGTGGCAATCTTTGCCACATTTCTTCAGTAACGAATGGCATAAATGGATGGATCATTCTTAATGCACTATCAATACAACTGTATAAGGTATCTTGGGCTGATTTCTTTTGTTCTGGAGTACCATCTTGGATTAATGACTTAGAATTTTCAATGTAAACATCACATAAATCATACCAAAAGTTATAGATAGCATTAGTAGATTCGAAGAAATCACGCTTCTCCAAGCTAGCAGACAAATTCTTTGCAGTTGTAGTTAATTTGTGTAaaatccatttttcaactaaTGATTCATTACCAGATTTAGCTGAAGTAGCAGGTGGTTTGTAATCTTCCCCTAATTTACCTAAAACGAATTTAGTGGCCTGATAAATTTTGTTACAGAATTTACGGTAACCTTCAACTCTTAAAATATCCAAGTTGATATCTCTACCACCAGTACTATAAGCACATAACGCAAATCTCAACGCGTCAGTACCACATTCCGGAATACCGTTTGGATAAGATGCTTTTTGTCCATCAGTGGCCTTTTGCAATTCTTTTGGATCTAAGTTACCAGTCTTTAACTTATCATGTAATCCTTGCAATGGAATACCAGCGATAACATCCAATGGATCAATAACATTTCCTAAGGATTTGGACATCTTACGTCCCTGGGCATCACGAACCAATGAATGACAGAAAACTTCCTTAAATGGGACTTTACCGGTTAATTTAAGACCCAATAAGATCATACGACTGACCCagaagaataaaatatCCCAACCAGTTTCTAACATTGACATAGGATTATATAATTCCATGTCGTTAGTCTTATTTGGCCATCCAAGAGTAGAGAATGGCCATAAACCAGACGAAAACCAGGTATCTAAGacatcttcatcttgttcTAAGGTAAAAGTTTGGTTTGGGAATTTCTTTTGTGCCTTTTCAAGAGCTTCTTCATAAGATCTACCAGCAATCCAGTAATCATTGTTCAACCTATCGTTTTCAGCACCATCAAAGGTAACGAAGTAAACAGGGCATCTGTGACCCCACCATAATTGACGAGAGATACACCAATCTTGGATGTTTTCTAACCAGTGGAAATACTCAGCTTCTGAGGTCTTAGGAGTAATGGTGATTTCACCACTCTTCACAGCCTTGATGGCTTCAACAGCCATATCTTTCTGGTTTACCCACCATTGTGGTTTCAATAATggttcaataatatcaccAGATCTAGAACAAATAGGAATAGTCATTTCATTATCCTTTTGGTCAACAAACAAGTCCTTGgctttcaattcttcaataaccTTAGCTCTGGCATCAAATCTCTTCATTCCCTTCCATTCTTCACCACAGTTTTCATTCAAGAAACCGTCATCTGTGTaaatattaacaaattCTAAATTGTTTCTTTTACCAGTATTGTAATCGTTTTGGTCATGAGCTGGAGTGATCTTAACAGCACCAGTACCAAATTCCATATCGACAGCTTCTGAATCAGTGATAATAGGTATTTTACGATCCAAAAATGGATGAAGAACAAACTTACCATGTAAATGTTTATAACGTGGATCATTTGGATGAACTGCAACACCAGTATCACCAAACATAGTTTCAGGTCTAGTAGTGGCGACTGTGATCTTTTCGTCGGAATTTTCAACTGGATAGGAGAATGAGGTCAAAGtaccaaattcaattttcgATTCATATCCTGGGACAGACAATAATGTTTTCCCaccaatatttttattgtcaACTtctaaattagaaatagCAGTGTTCAACTTCACAGACCAATTAACTAATCTTGATGCTCTGTAAATAGTACCATCTTCATGTAATCTTACAAAGGCTTCCGTAACGGATTCAGATAAGTCCGGGTTTAAAGTGAATGCTTCTCTACTCCAATCATAAGACGCACCTAATTTTTTCACTTGGTTTTTAATTCTACCATGgtattcttctttccaTTCCCaaactttttcaatgaaCTTTTCACGACCGTAATCATGTCTGgttttcttttcattagCCCAAATTTGTTTTTCGACGACAGATTGGGTTGCAATACCTGCATGATCGAACCCTGGTAAAAACAAGGTGGTCTTACCCTTCATTCTGTAGTATCTGATTAAAGTGTCTTGAATCGCAATAGTTAAAGCATGTCCAATGTGCAAAGCACCAGTAACAtttggtggtggtgctgGGATAGTAAAAGCACCTTGAGGCTTAATTTCACCCGAATCGGTCAATTCTGGTTGAAATAAACCTTGCTTATCCCACCAGCTGTACCACGAGCTTTCAACATTCTTTGGACTATAAGCTTTGAAAGCTGGGTTATCTAATGATACTAATACTTTCTTTTCACCTGGCTTGGtttcatctttaaattcaGGAACTTCCTCCGCAAccttcttttccttctttggCTTTTTAGCTTCAGCTGGTTTAGTCTTGGAATCTTCAACTTGCTTGGCCTTCTTAGCGTTGAATTTGGCTAATTTTTCGGCCTTCTTACGTtctttttctaattctttggCAGTCTTTTGTTTCTTGACTGGAACTTCACCTTGAACCGATGGCTCAATGGTTGGTTTCGTACTATTGTTATCACTCAtcttaattgaatatagtCTACTGGAGTCAAGTGTATATCGACAAAAACTATTTCTAACAATACTTCTAATGAACAATCTACTAGATAGCATACAGTTGATGAACCAAATTCTAATGTCAAGCTCactgaaatttttttttttgagtCAAAAAAATTGGCTTTGtgtaaaaatttattatgctagaagaagatatatataatacGTTATAACCCAGTTGTAATCATATTATGTACTATGTAATAGAGAATGTTGGTATCCCATTGATTGACAGAGTTTTTGTCCTAGAATTTTAACTTTTTAGAGTCTGATGGCTCTGTCGAATCTTCCTCTCTTTTCCGTTTGACCATGCCTGTAAACCATTTACTCTTATTCGAACCATTTGGTGTATGATTATCGACGATAGTTGgagaattatttgcattgTTGGTCAATAGGATGCTGTCAAAGTCGTCATTGAACGTATTGTTTGATACTTTTTGCAGTTGTAATCTATTGGTCAACGATTTAGACATTTTTGCATTCGTATTAGCATTGGCTTGAATATTTAGTCTACCAGCACCTCCTCTACTCATCCCTAATCCAACTTCCTCTCCAAAACTATCTGTCACAGACTCTTCCTGTTTACCAAATTCCATTTTGTTTTGAGCTTTACGCAATTCAGACATTTGGAAACGCTCTTTCATCTTTCTAAACCTCCTACCACCACGCTTTTTGGATTTATGTTCAGTAGGTGCCGGTAATGCTTTATCTCCCTGTGCTTCTGGTGGGGTTAATagtttttcaattttatttgtaaCCTCctccaaatatttttgtcCAAGTGAACCCGATGGACAAGATTGAGATAAGTCAATTCTTGCAGCAAGTATTACTTTTCCACTTAAAACCCTCATTGCCGACCTAATAATACTAGGaggtaaatattttattaactCACAATGATACAAATACCCTGTTTGGCGTACATTTTTGTTAGTTTTTTGGGAGGACAAATCTCTTACCCCCAAGGACGGGAGATTACACGATGCTGTTAACGATAATTGTCTAAGAGAACCACTAGCTATCAAAAGCTGAGAGGTTGTTATAGGACCTACTATTGCAGATACGTTAGGTGcaaattttgataactttgatgAGATAAACTCGGATAACTGATTCAAAACGTTATTAAGGTCGATAACTAGACGGCATGCTTTGGATATCATTTCAAAATCCTGGTCGTTTAAGACAAATTGATCCTTAACATGTTGCATAGCGGACATAATTATTACAAGCACCTTTTCATTAGATACAATTCTCATAAGCTCCGACTCATATCTTTTAATATTCGATAAGTCTTGTTTGATtagaagaataatatttgcATAATCTACCGGATTTAATACGAGTGTCTCAAGCTCTGAAAATACCACCTTGAATTGCAATTTGATGAATGAATGAACTAGTGAAATTTCCTGATTGATAACCTGCGACAATTCATTAACcatcaatataaatgaatattcTTCACTCTGATTCTCATTATTTACTGATGATAGTAAGTCCAAATAGTCACAATTGTCATCTCTGGAATAAACCTCAATATGCGATTGCAACTCTGGAATTATTGGgaaaattttagaaatttgGGTTATGTCACTAACATTGGTAATATCAACTTGGTCTAATCTATCTTGTAAACTATAATTGTATTCGTCATTCAATAACTGTCTTAATTTATCCTCGAACTTCAACTCTGTATACTGTGATGAAATACGTTCTATTGGTTGCAATGTATTCAGTTCTACATTATTTTC
Proteins encoded:
- a CDS encoding DEHA2C07722p (highly similar to uniprot|P07806 Saccharomyces cerevisiae YGR094w VAS1 valyl-tRNA synthetase), producing MLSSRLFIRSIVRNSFCRYTLDSSRLYSIKMSDNNSTKPTIEPSVQGEVPVKKQKTAKELEKERKKAEKLAKFNAKKAKQVEDSKTKPAEAKKPKKEKKVAEEVPEFKDETKPGEKKVLVSLDNPAFKAYSPKNVESSWYSWWDKQGLFQPELTDSGEIKPQGAFTIPAPPPNVTGALHIGHALTIAIQDTLIRYYRMKGKTTLFLPGFDHAGIATQSVVEKQIWANEKKTRHDYGREKFIEKVWEWKEEYHGRIKNQVKKLGASYDWSREAFTLNPDLSESVTEAFVRLHEDGTIYRASRLVNWSVKLNTAISNLEVDNKNIGGKTLLSVPGYESKIEFGTLTSFSYPVENSDEKITVATTRPETMFGDTGVAVHPNDPRYKHLHGKFVLHPFLDRKIPIITDSEAVDMEFGTGAVKITPAHDQNDYNTGKRNNLEFVNIYTDDGFLNENCGEEWKGMKRFDARAKVIEELKAKDLFVDQKDNEMTIPICSRSGDIIEPLLKPQWWVNQKDMAVEAIKAVKSGEITITPKTSEAEYFHWLENIQDWCISRQLWWGHRCPVYFVTFDGAENDRLNNDYWIAGRSYEEALEKAQKKFPNQTFTLEQDEDVLDTWFSSGLWPFSTLGWPNKTNDMELYNPMSMLETGWDILFFWVSRMILLGLKLTGKVPFKEVFCHSLVRDAQGRKMSKSLGNVIDPLDVIAGIPLQGLHDKLKTGNLDPKELQKATDGQKASYPNGIPECGTDALRFALCAYSTGGRDINLDILRVEGYRKFCNKIYQATKFVLGKLGEDYKPPATSAKSGNESLVEKWILHKLTTTAKNLSASLEKRDFFESTNAIYNFWYDLCDVYIENSKSLIQDGTPEQKKSAQDTLYSCIDSALRMIHPFMPFVTEEMWQRLPRREGEKTISIVTAPFPEYDTAFDDAKSLEAYELILEITKGARSLLSQYNILKNGQVYVESSNESINNIASEQQDSIVSLIKGVEKIDIVKKAEEVPSGCALQAINTECTVHVLVKGQINLDTEISKVNKKLNTVLEFQSKINDSISKFTDKTKQEAKDAAFKRAENYKAEIEGYEQTIAILEKLKL
- a CDS encoding DEHA2C07744p (similar to uniprot|P49704 Saccharomyces cerevisiae YGR091w PRP31 Splicing factor) gives rise to the protein MEDYERELLADLGSDFSDEEESENLNENNVESNTLQPIERISSQYTELKFEDKLRQLLNDEYNYSLQDRLDQVDITNVSDITQISKIFPIIPELQSHIEVYSRDDNCDYLDLLSSVNNENQSEEYSFILMVNELSQVINQEISLVHSFIKLQFKVVFSELETLVLNPVDYANIILLIKQDLSNIKRYESELMRIVSNEKVLVIIMSAMQHVKDQFVLNDQDFEMISKACRLVIDLNNVLNQLSEFISSKLSKFAPNVSAIVGPITTSQLLIASGSLRQLSLTASCNLPSLGVRDLSSQKTNKNVRQTGYLYHCELIKYLPPSIIRSAMRVLSGKVILAARIDLSQSCPSGSLGQKYLEEVTNKIEKLLTPPEAQGDKALPAPTEHKSKKRGGRRFRKMKERFQMSELRKAQNKMEFGKQEESVTDSFGEEVGLGMSRGGAGRLNIQANANTNAKMSKSLTNRLQSQKVSNNTFNDDFDSILLTNNANNSPTIVDNHTPNGSNKSKWFTGMVKRKREEDSTEPSDSKKLKF